The proteins below are encoded in one region of Methanoculleus taiwanensis:
- a CDS encoding TIGR04084 family radical SAM/SPASM domain-containing protein, with product MYYHLILTDECNLCCTYCRGKLFSIEMPETTGTPVDDDLPVDLAIDLEQLYDFLRKDQDAAVTFYGGEPLLRLDLIREIVRHAPVASFLLHTNGLLLDRVEPELAGRFETILASIDGPPAITDANRGEGVFARVTGNLRRLVENGFSGEAVARMTVTEETDIDTAVRYLADNEYFSFSSIHWQIDANFWNDYHLRDFSTWAETNYNPGVQSLVKRWVGVMRDEGRVMRWYPFLDTMQDLLLDRPSPLRCGCGHGNYSIMTDGSIAPCPIMVGMREHYLGHIATADPATLGKVPVTGACTDCSIRDFCGGRCLYSNITRPWPKEGRDAVCGTVQNLHDALTGALPEVRRLIRAGHITLSDFDHKKFNSCEIIP from the coding sequence GTGTACTATCATCTCATCCTCACCGACGAGTGCAACCTCTGCTGTACCTACTGCCGGGGAAAATTATTCTCCATCGAGATGCCGGAGACCACAGGGACTCCGGTAGACGACGATCTCCCGGTAGACCTTGCGATCGATCTCGAACAGCTGTACGACTTCCTCCGGAAAGACCAGGATGCTGCTGTGACCTTCTACGGCGGCGAACCCCTGCTCCGGCTCGATCTCATCAGGGAGATTGTACGGCATGCACCTGTGGCATCGTTCCTGCTCCACACAAACGGTCTGCTCCTTGACCGGGTCGAACCGGAGTTGGCCGGCCGGTTTGAAACCATCCTCGCCTCCATCGACGGACCGCCTGCAATTACAGACGCAAACCGGGGAGAGGGAGTCTTTGCACGGGTTACGGGGAACCTTCGCCGCCTCGTCGAGAACGGTTTTTCAGGGGAGGCGGTAGCCCGGATGACCGTGACGGAGGAGACCGATATCGATACGGCCGTCCGGTACCTGGCAGATAACGAATACTTCTCCTTTTCCTCTATCCACTGGCAGATAGATGCGAACTTCTGGAATGATTACCACCTCCGGGACTTCTCCACCTGGGCGGAGACGAACTACAACCCCGGCGTGCAGTCACTCGTCAAAAGATGGGTGGGGGTCATGCGGGACGAAGGGAGGGTGATGCGGTGGTATCCTTTCCTTGATACGATGCAGGATCTGCTTCTCGATCGACCGAGCCCCCTCCGGTGCGGATGCGGCCACGGGAACTACAGCATCATGACCGACGGCAGCATCGCCCCCTGCCCGATCATGGTCGGGATGCGGGAGCATTACCTCGGACATATCGCGACCGCCGACCCCGCCACGCTCGGAAAAGTCCCGGTCACCGGCGCATGCACGGACTGCTCAATCCGGGACTTCTGCGGCGGCCGCTGCCTGTACTCGAATATCACCCGGCCATGGCCGAAAGAAGGGAGAGACGCTGTCTGCGGAACCGTGCAGAACCTGCACGATGCCCTCACCGGGGCGCTCCCGGAGGTGCGGCGCCTGATCCGTGCAGGGCACATCACCCTCTCCGACTTCGACCACAAAAAGTTCAACAGCTGCGAGATTATCCCGTAA